The proteins below are encoded in one region of Aeromonas jandaei:
- the pdxA gene encoding 4-hydroxythreonine-4-phosphate dehydrogenase PdxA, whose amino-acid sequence MNCRRLAVTPGEPAGIGPDLVLQIAQQDWPHQLVVIADPVLLHERAALLGLPIELEPYDASQPAQPQRAGTLTVCSVSLGTSVVPGELNEGNGAYVLATLQRACDGNMSGEFAAVVTGPVHKGIINQAGVSFSGHTEFFAQQSGTADVVMMLATEGLRVALATTHIPLAYVAMAITEDRLGKVIRILNADLASKFGIAKPRIYVCGLNPHAGEGGHLGREEIDVIEPALATLRQQGIDLVGPLPADTLFQEKYLKDADAVLAMYHDQGLPVLKYKGFGSSVNITLGLPFIRTSVDHGTALDLAGKGLADSGSLVTAINHAIKMVEKKRYEQ is encoded by the coding sequence ATGAACTGCCGTCGTCTTGCCGTCACCCCGGGCGAACCGGCCGGGATTGGGCCTGATCTGGTGCTGCAGATTGCCCAGCAGGATTGGCCGCACCAGTTGGTGGTCATTGCCGATCCGGTATTGCTGCACGAGCGGGCGGCCCTGCTGGGGCTGCCCATCGAGCTTGAGCCCTATGATGCCAGTCAACCTGCTCAACCGCAGCGAGCCGGCACCCTGACGGTATGTTCTGTCTCTCTTGGTACCTCTGTGGTACCGGGCGAGCTGAACGAAGGCAACGGCGCCTATGTGCTGGCGACCCTGCAGCGCGCCTGCGATGGCAACATGAGCGGCGAATTTGCCGCCGTGGTGACCGGGCCGGTACACAAGGGGATCATCAATCAGGCCGGAGTCTCGTTTAGCGGTCATACCGAGTTCTTCGCCCAGCAGTCAGGCACCGCCGACGTGGTGATGATGCTGGCAACCGAGGGACTGCGGGTTGCGCTGGCGACCACCCATATCCCCCTTGCCTATGTGGCGATGGCTATCACGGAAGATCGCCTCGGCAAGGTGATCCGCATCCTCAATGCGGATCTCGCCTCCAAGTTTGGTATCGCCAAACCCCGAATTTACGTCTGCGGCCTCAATCCCCACGCCGGGGAAGGCGGCCACCTCGGGCGTGAAGAGATTGACGTGATCGAACCCGCTCTGGCCACGCTGCGCCAGCAGGGGATCGATCTGGTCGGCCCGTTGCCGGCCGACACCCTGTTCCAGGAGAAATACCTCAAGGATGCGGATGCGGTACTCGCCATGTACCACGACCAGGGGCTGCCCGTGCTCAAATACAAGGGCTTTGGCAGTTCGGTCAATATCACTCTGGGGCTTCCCTTCATCCGCACTTCGGTGGATCACGGCACCGCGCTGGATCTGGCAGGCAAGGGCCTGGCAGATTCGGGTAGCCTTGTCACCGCGATTAACCACGCCATCAAGATGGTAGAGAAAAAAAGATATGAGCAGTAA
- a CDS encoding luciferase-like monooxygenase yields MSAIPYSLLDLVPVAEGSHPAESFRHSRDLAQHAERWGYRRYWLAEHHNMPGIASAATSVLIGHLAGATSTLRIGAGGIMLPNHSPLAIAEQFGTLASLYPDRIDLGLGRAPGTDQRTMRALRRQRSGEVDEFPADVRELMSYFGDEIGAVQAVPGQGLHLPVWLLGSSLYSAQLAAAMGLPFGFASHFAPAMLLQALEIYRSQYRPSARWPKPHAVVCINMIAADSEREARFQFTTLQQQFLRLHRGDAGKLPAPVAELGEQWSPRELMAMEQTLARSLVGDPEQIRHGLKALLAETRADELMFNGPIVDHQARLRSFEIAAGLMRDL; encoded by the coding sequence ATGTCTGCCATCCCCTATTCCCTGCTCGATCTGGTGCCGGTTGCCGAGGGTTCCCATCCTGCCGAATCATTCCGCCATTCGCGCGATCTAGCGCAACATGCCGAGCGTTGGGGCTACCGCCGCTACTGGCTGGCTGAACACCACAACATGCCGGGTATTGCCAGTGCCGCGACATCTGTGTTGATCGGCCATCTTGCCGGGGCAACCAGCACCCTGCGGATCGGGGCGGGTGGCATCATGCTGCCGAATCACTCGCCGTTGGCCATTGCCGAGCAGTTTGGCACCCTGGCTTCTCTCTATCCCGACCGCATCGATCTCGGCCTTGGTCGCGCCCCCGGTACCGATCAGCGCACCATGCGGGCCCTCAGACGCCAACGCAGTGGTGAGGTGGATGAGTTCCCGGCCGATGTCCGCGAGCTGATGAGCTACTTTGGCGACGAGATTGGCGCGGTGCAGGCGGTGCCCGGGCAGGGGCTGCATCTGCCAGTCTGGCTGCTGGGCTCCAGCCTCTACAGTGCCCAACTGGCTGCGGCGATGGGCTTGCCGTTCGGTTTTGCCTCCCATTTCGCGCCAGCCATGTTGCTGCAGGCGCTGGAGATCTACCGTAGCCAGTACCGTCCCTCTGCTCGCTGGCCCAAGCCCCATGCGGTGGTCTGCATCAACATGATCGCTGCCGACAGCGAGCGGGAGGCGCGCTTCCAGTTCACTACATTGCAGCAGCAGTTCCTGCGCCTCCATCGTGGTGATGCGGGCAAGCTGCCAGCACCGGTTGCCGAGTTGGGCGAGCAATGGTCGCCACGCGAGCTGATGGCGATGGAGCAGACCCTTGCCCGCTCTCTGGTGGGCGATCCGGAGCAGATCCGCCATGGCCTCAAGGCGCTGCTGGCGGAAACCCGGGCCGATGAGCTGATGTTCAACGGCCCCATCGTCGATCATCAGGCTCGCTTGCGCTCTTTCGAGATCGCAGCCGGGTTGATGCGGGATCTATAA
- a CDS encoding symmetrical bis(5'-nucleosyl)-tetraphosphatase, whose protein sequence is MANCFVGDIQGCYDDLRRLLDLAKFDPENDVLWLCGDLVARGPDSLNTLRFVKDLGNRAVTVLGNHDLHLLAVANGVAPLKKKDKLQSLMDAPDRDELLEWLRHRPLLAEHPDLPIMMVHAGISPAWDARTARNCAREVESLLRGDQYLWLLHNMYGDQPDGWKDDLVGIDRYRYIINTFTRMRFCYFDGRLDFKCKKGPKESTPGLRPWFEQREHHVDDPILVFGHWAALMGNTGKSDIKALDTGCVWGNSLTLWRYEDDALFATPCPTHAS, encoded by the coding sequence ATGGCGAACTGTTTTGTCGGTGACATCCAGGGCTGTTACGACGACTTGCGCCGTCTGCTGGATCTTGCCAAGTTCGATCCCGAAAATGACGTGCTCTGGCTCTGCGGCGATCTGGTCGCCCGCGGCCCGGACTCGCTCAACACTTTGCGATTCGTCAAGGATCTGGGCAACCGTGCCGTTACCGTGCTCGGTAACCACGACCTGCACCTGTTGGCGGTGGCCAACGGCGTTGCACCGCTCAAGAAGAAAGACAAGCTGCAGAGCCTGATGGATGCGCCGGATCGGGACGAACTGCTGGAGTGGCTGCGCCACCGCCCGCTGCTGGCCGAACACCCCGACCTGCCCATCATGATGGTGCATGCCGGTATCTCCCCGGCGTGGGATGCCCGCACCGCCCGCAACTGCGCCCGCGAGGTAGAGAGCCTGCTGCGTGGCGATCAGTACCTGTGGTTGCTGCACAACATGTATGGCGATCAGCCGGATGGCTGGAAAGATGATCTGGTCGGCATCGACCGCTACCGCTACATCATCAACACCTTCACCCGAATGCGCTTCTGCTACTTCGATGGCCGGCTCGACTTCAAATGCAAGAAGGGCCCCAAGGAGTCGACCCCGGGCCTGCGTCCCTGGTTCGAGCAGCGCGAGCATCACGTGGATGACCCCATTCTGGTGTTCGGCCACTGGGCGGCCCTGATGGGCAACACCGGCAAGAGCGATATCAAGGCGCTCGATACCGGCTGTGTCTGGGGCAACAGCCTCACTCTGTGGCGCTATGAGGATGATGCCCTCTTTGCCACCCCCTGCCCCACTCACGCCAGCTAG
- a CDS encoding YjiH family protein — translation MLEKSLEAPAVNTRRNLLMFLIPSLIGILLFMTPVLYDGNVTIPVAVLAKLVQRVFADYLVAMVSAVITTTMLMTVVAWLFKPAILVRRPFLNSLFNVSPFWACVRVLGGIFVLLTFFQTGPEVLYSGATGGLVLNDLLPVLFSVFIFAGLLLPLLLDFGLLEFVGTMMTRIMRPVFRLPGRSAVDCFASWLGDGSVGILLTSKQYEGKFYTQREAAVIGTTFSAVSITFCLVVISQVKLEHMFVPFYLTVCLAGVVAAIVVPRLPPLCWKKDVYIDGTPLCRKQESVPHQHSVLSYGLERALTKAEKMTDLGAVVREGVKNALDMVFGVLPVVMAIGTCALMLAEHTPVFNWLGAPFVPLLELLQLPEAEAAAKTIMVGFADMFIPAVLASGIESEMTRFVIAAMSVTQLIYMSEVGALLLGSKIPVKLWELFIIFLMRTLVTLPVIAGMAHLLF, via the coding sequence ATGTTGGAAAAGAGTCTGGAAGCACCTGCGGTCAATACCCGCCGCAATCTGTTGATGTTCTTGATCCCCTCGCTGATCGGGATCCTGTTGTTCATGACTCCGGTACTCTATGACGGGAATGTCACCATTCCGGTAGCCGTGCTGGCCAAGCTGGTTCAGCGGGTGTTTGCCGACTATCTGGTCGCCATGGTCAGCGCTGTGATTACCACTACCATGCTGATGACCGTCGTCGCCTGGTTGTTCAAACCGGCGATCCTGGTACGCCGTCCATTCCTCAACAGCCTGTTCAACGTCTCCCCCTTCTGGGCCTGTGTGCGGGTGCTGGGCGGGATCTTCGTACTGCTGACCTTCTTCCAGACCGGGCCTGAAGTACTGTACTCCGGCGCAACCGGAGGGCTGGTGCTCAACGATCTGCTACCAGTGCTTTTCTCGGTCTTCATTTTTGCCGGCCTGCTGCTGCCGTTGTTGCTCGATTTCGGGCTGCTGGAGTTTGTCGGCACCATGATGACCCGCATCATGCGCCCGGTGTTCCGGTTGCCGGGTCGCTCCGCCGTGGACTGTTTTGCCTCCTGGCTGGGGGATGGTAGCGTCGGCATTCTGCTCACCAGCAAGCAGTACGAAGGGAAGTTTTATACCCAGCGGGAAGCTGCCGTCATTGGTACCACCTTCTCTGCCGTCTCCATCACCTTTTGTCTGGTGGTGATCTCTCAGGTGAAGCTGGAGCACATGTTTGTTCCCTTCTACCTGACCGTCTGTTTGGCCGGTGTGGTTGCGGCTATCGTGGTGCCACGTTTGCCACCGCTCTGCTGGAAGAAGGATGTCTATATCGATGGCACCCCCTTGTGCCGCAAGCAGGAGTCGGTACCGCATCAGCACAGCGTGCTGAGCTATGGTCTCGAGCGTGCCCTGACCAAGGCGGAGAAGATGACCGATCTCGGCGCAGTGGTGCGGGAAGGGGTGAAGAACGCGCTGGACATGGTGTTTGGCGTGCTGCCGGTGGTGATGGCGATCGGTACTTGTGCCCTGATGCTGGCTGAACATACTCCCGTCTTCAACTGGCTGGGGGCGCCATTCGTCCCCTTGCTCGAACTGCTGCAACTGCCGGAGGCAGAAGCGGCTGCCAAGACCATCATGGTCGGGTTTGCCGACATGTTTATCCCGGCTGTGCTGGCGTCTGGCATCGAGAGTGAGATGACCCGCTTCGTCATCGCGGCCATGTCGGTGACCCAGCTTATCTATATGTCTGAAGTGGGCGCGCTGCTGCTGGGCAGCAAGATCCCGGTCAAGTTGTGGGAGCTCTTTATTATCTTCCTGATGCGTACCCTGGTGACGCTGCCGGTAATTGCCGGTATGGCCCATCTGCTGTTCTGA
- the surA gene encoding peptidylprolyl isomerase SurA has product MKKTLIALLTAGMFGAMSQAALAAPELMDKVLAVVNKDVVLASQQDALVNKVKLSAQESGQSLPDDATLRKQALDRLIQESLQLQLADRQGLKISDTQLEQAIQGIAADNKMTMDQLRAQLAREGMSYAQYREEVRREILMNEVRRNQVRRRINISDQEVKQVVEILKKQGQQQNEYHVGHIQISLPDNPTAAQLDAAKSKIERILAALKQGADFRKLAIAESNGPKALEGGDWGWMSPQEMPTLMAEAVQGAKKGDIVGPLRSGAGLHIIKVFDTKGQQQVMLTEVKARHILIKPSIILSDEKAKGMLDGILHDIKSGKASFASMAEKYSEDPGSAVQGGELGWSDPNVYVPEFRDMVNRLQLGQISAPFRTSHGWHIVQVEDRRSQDATDKAQEQRAYQLIYNRRFVEESQAWLDELRDEAYIRIEGAGS; this is encoded by the coding sequence ATGAAAAAGACCCTGATTGCCCTGCTGACCGCGGGTATGTTTGGCGCCATGAGTCAGGCCGCACTGGCGGCCCCCGAGCTGATGGACAAGGTGCTGGCCGTGGTCAACAAGGACGTGGTGCTTGCCAGTCAACAGGATGCACTGGTCAACAAGGTAAAGCTCTCCGCCCAGGAGAGCGGCCAGTCCCTGCCCGATGACGCCACCCTGCGCAAGCAGGCACTGGATCGCCTGATCCAGGAGAGTCTGCAGCTGCAACTGGCTGATCGCCAGGGCCTCAAGATCAGCGATACCCAGCTGGAGCAAGCTATCCAGGGGATCGCCGCCGACAACAAGATGACCATGGATCAGCTGCGTGCCCAGCTCGCCCGTGAAGGGATGAGTTATGCCCAGTATCGGGAAGAGGTGCGCCGCGAGATCCTGATGAACGAGGTACGCCGCAATCAGGTACGCCGTCGCATCAACATCTCCGATCAGGAGGTGAAGCAGGTGGTCGAGATCCTGAAGAAACAGGGTCAGCAACAGAACGAATACCACGTCGGCCATATCCAGATCTCCCTGCCGGATAACCCCACCGCTGCCCAGCTGGATGCCGCCAAGAGCAAGATCGAGCGCATCCTGGCTGCCCTCAAGCAGGGTGCCGACTTCCGCAAACTGGCCATTGCCGAGAGTAACGGCCCCAAGGCGCTGGAAGGTGGTGACTGGGGCTGGATGAGCCCGCAAGAGATGCCGACCCTGATGGCGGAAGCGGTACAGGGCGCCAAGAAGGGCGACATCGTCGGCCCGCTGCGCTCTGGTGCCGGTCTGCACATCATCAAGGTGTTCGACACCAAGGGCCAGCAGCAGGTGATGCTGACCGAGGTGAAGGCTCGCCACATTCTGATCAAACCCTCCATCATCCTGAGCGATGAGAAGGCCAAGGGGATGCTGGATGGCATTCTGCACGACATCAAGAGCGGCAAGGCAAGCTTCGCCAGCATGGCAGAGAAGTACTCCGAAGATCCGGGCTCTGCAGTACAGGGCGGCGAACTGGGCTGGTCTGATCCCAACGTCTATGTGCCCGAGTTCCGCGATATGGTCAACCGCCTGCAGCTGGGCCAAATCAGTGCCCCGTTCCGTACCAGCCATGGCTGGCACATCGTGCAGGTGGAAGATCGCCGTAGCCAGGACGCCACCGACAAAGCACAGGAGCAACGCGCCTACCAGCTCATTTACAACCGTCGCTTCGTGGAAGAGTCCCAGGCGTGGCTGGACGAGCTGCGTGACGAGGCCTACATCCGCATCGAAGGCGCCGGTAGCTGA
- the apaG gene encoding Co2+/Mg2+ efflux protein ApaG: MAHPHIVVRPYPSYVADSKDPYQFHYLIEIENLGPGPAQLLHRRWLITDANGKMQEVSGPGVVGEQPLIAEGETYRYQSGVPLATPLGVMEGSYTLQDGSGQQFEAPVAPFTLAIPNIIN, encoded by the coding sequence GTGGCGCACCCGCACATCGTTGTCCGCCCATACCCCTCGTATGTGGCGGATAGCAAAGACCCCTACCAGTTTCACTATCTGATCGAGATTGAGAATCTGGGGCCCGGCCCGGCGCAACTGCTGCACCGGCGCTGGCTCATCACCGATGCCAATGGCAAGATGCAGGAAGTCTCGGGCCCCGGCGTGGTCGGGGAGCAACCCCTTATTGCCGAGGGAGAGACCTACCGCTACCAGAGCGGCGTGCCGCTGGCGACACCGCTCGGAGTGATGGAGGGGAGTTACACCCTGCAAGATGGCTCTGGCCAGCAGTTTGAGGCGCCCGTCGCCCCCTTCACGCTGGCCATCCCCAACATTATCAACTGA
- the cgtA gene encoding Obg family GTPase CgtA, producing the protein MKFVDEVQIRVDAGDGGNGCVSFRREKYIPNGGPDGGDGGDGGDVYLVADENLNTLIDYRFERFHAAERGENGQSANCTGRRGKDKILRVPVGTRATDEDTGELLGDLTHHEQKLLVAKGGFHGLGNTRFKSSVNRAPRQKSNGTPGEVRTLKLELLLLADVGMLGLPNAGKSTFIRAVSAARPKVADYPFTTLVPNLGVVRGENSRSFVIADIPGLIEGAAEGAGLGIRFLKHLERCRVLIHLVDICPVDGSDPAENAVTIVRELEKYSPELAGKPRWLVFNKMDLILEEEAQEVMDRVKAALNHEGPVYAITAISKEGTKKVCYDILDLLDTMPRQLEQDAKEAIEKVEFKWDDYHKNQLAKAEAEALAASMAFDESLDDDDWDDEDDDGVEVIYVRD; encoded by the coding sequence ATGAAGTTTGTTGATGAAGTCCAGATTCGAGTCGATGCCGGTGACGGTGGTAACGGTTGTGTAAGCTTTCGCCGTGAAAAATATATTCCCAACGGTGGTCCGGATGGTGGTGACGGTGGTGACGGTGGTGACGTGTATCTGGTTGCTGACGAGAACCTCAACACCCTGATCGACTACCGTTTTGAGCGCTTCCATGCCGCCGAACGTGGCGAGAATGGCCAGAGCGCCAACTGTACCGGTCGCCGTGGCAAGGACAAAATCCTGCGCGTGCCGGTCGGTACCCGTGCGACCGACGAAGATACCGGCGAGCTGCTGGGTGACCTGACTCACCACGAGCAGAAGCTGCTGGTCGCCAAGGGCGGCTTCCACGGTCTTGGCAACACCCGCTTCAAGAGCTCGGTCAACCGGGCGCCGCGCCAGAAGAGCAACGGTACTCCGGGTGAAGTGCGTACCCTGAAGCTGGAGCTGCTGCTGCTGGCCGATGTCGGTATGCTGGGTCTGCCGAATGCCGGCAAGTCCACCTTCATCCGCGCCGTATCAGCCGCTCGTCCGAAAGTGGCTGACTATCCCTTTACTACCCTGGTGCCGAATCTGGGCGTAGTACGTGGCGAGAACTCACGCTCCTTCGTGATCGCCGATATCCCGGGTCTGATCGAGGGTGCCGCCGAAGGTGCGGGCCTCGGGATCCGCTTCCTGAAACACCTCGAGCGCTGCCGCGTATTGATCCATCTGGTGGATATCTGCCCGGTTGATGGTTCCGATCCGGCCGAAAATGCCGTGACCATCGTGCGCGAGCTGGAGAAGTACAGCCCCGAGCTGGCTGGCAAGCCGCGCTGGCTGGTGTTCAACAAGATGGACCTGATCCTGGAAGAAGAGGCTCAGGAAGTGATGGATCGCGTGAAAGCCGCCCTCAACCACGAAGGGCCGGTCTACGCCATCACTGCCATCAGCAAGGAAGGTACCAAGAAGGTCTGTTACGACATTCTGGATCTGCTGGATACCATGCCCCGTCAACTGGAGCAGGATGCCAAAGAGGCGATCGAGAAAGTGGAGTTCAAGTGGGATGACTACCACAAGAACCAGCTGGCCAAGGCCGAAGCGGAAGCGCTGGCCGCCTCCATGGCTTTCGACGAGAGCCTCGATGATGATGACTGGGATGACGAAGATGATGATGGCGTGGAAGTGATCTACGTCCGCGATTGA
- a CDS encoding 2TM domain-containing protein, whose protein sequence is MIVRKLRLQRGWSQEQLAAFTGLSVRTIQRIEQGQQPGLESLKALAAVFELDVAQLDGTRQQEHEMRGSDTMEQDGLQVSAEERAAMKYVEGLKGFYHHVASYLLVIGGLFVINYLSNPGYIWAWWPALGWGLGLASHAIRIFEPFKLFGPEWERRQIEKRLGRKL, encoded by the coding sequence ATGATCGTCAGGAAGTTGAGATTGCAGCGGGGCTGGTCACAGGAGCAGTTGGCCGCCTTTACCGGCCTGAGCGTTCGCACCATTCAGCGGATCGAGCAGGGTCAGCAACCCGGACTGGAATCCCTCAAGGCCCTGGCCGCCGTCTTTGAGCTCGATGTGGCGCAACTCGACGGCACACGGCAACAGGAGCATGAGATGAGAGGGAGTGACACGATGGAGCAGGATGGATTGCAGGTATCGGCTGAAGAGCGAGCTGCAATGAAGTATGTGGAGGGGCTCAAGGGCTTCTATCACCATGTCGCCAGCTATCTGCTGGTCATTGGCGGGTTGTTTGTTATCAACTACCTGAGCAACCCGGGTTATATCTGGGCCTGGTGGCCGGCGCTGGGGTGGGGATTGGGGTTGGCGTCCCATGCCATTCGGATATTCGAGCCTTTCAAACTGTTTGGCCCGGAGTGGGAGCGACGCCAGATCGAGAAACGGTTGGGGCGCAAGTTGTAA
- the rsmA gene encoding 16S rRNA (adenine(1518)-N(6)/adenine(1519)-N(6))-dimethyltransferase RsmA, translating into MSSKVHMGHTARKRFGQNFLHDRYVIDQIVAAINPQPGQNLVEIGPGLAALTEPVAAQMDKMTVVELDRDLAARLREHPTLKEKLTVIEADAMRFDFSTLMGEGKGPLRIFGNLPYNISTPLIFHLCEFADRVEDMHFMLQKEVALRLAAGPGSKAYGRLSVMTQYYCQVIPVLEVGPGAFKPAPKVDSAVVRLVPHKNPTIVAKDIRCLNRVCTEGFGQRRKTIRNSFSNFITDAQLTELGIDGNLRPENLSLEQFVMIANWLADQPKA; encoded by the coding sequence ATGAGCAGTAAGGTGCACATGGGCCACACGGCCCGTAAGCGTTTCGGTCAGAACTTCTTGCACGATCGCTACGTGATCGACCAGATCGTGGCCGCCATCAATCCGCAGCCGGGCCAAAACCTGGTGGAGATCGGCCCGGGTCTGGCCGCGCTGACCGAGCCGGTTGCCGCCCAGATGGACAAGATGACCGTGGTCGAGCTGGACCGGGATCTGGCGGCGCGCCTGCGCGAGCACCCGACCCTGAAGGAGAAGCTCACCGTCATCGAAGCCGATGCCATGCGCTTCGACTTCAGCACCCTGATGGGTGAAGGCAAGGGGCCGCTGCGTATCTTCGGCAACCTGCCCTACAACATCTCCACCCCGCTCATCTTCCACCTGTGCGAGTTCGCCGATCGGGTCGAAGACATGCACTTCATGCTGCAAAAGGAAGTGGCCCTGCGTCTGGCCGCCGGCCCTGGCAGCAAAGCCTATGGCCGTCTGAGCGTGATGACCCAGTACTACTGCCAGGTGATCCCGGTACTGGAAGTAGGCCCGGGCGCCTTCAAGCCGGCGCCGAAGGTGGACTCTGCCGTGGTTCGTCTGGTGCCGCACAAGAACCCGACCATAGTCGCTAAAGACATTCGCTGCCTGAATCGCGTCTGCACCGAGGGCTTCGGCCAGCGTCGCAAGACCATTCGCAACAGCTTCTCCAACTTCATCACCGACGCCCAGCTGACCGAGCTTGGTATCGATGGCAATCTGCGTCCGGAGAATCTCTCTCTCGAGCAGTTTGTCATGATCGCCAACTGGCTGGCGGATCAGCCAAAGGCCTGA